Proteins encoded together in one Microplitis mediator isolate UGA2020A chromosome 7, iyMicMedi2.1, whole genome shotgun sequence window:
- the LOC130671099 gene encoding uncharacterized protein LOC130671099 isoform X1, with product MEVDAMVEMFSYSETKYGVKYANYIGDGDSKTYSGIIKSDPYENTTVNKKECIGHVQKRMGSRLRTLKSKQKGLGGRGKLTGKLIDKLTVYYGLAIRRHCDSIENMKSAIMATFYHYGSSDEKPNHDMCPKGEESWCSYQRAEARGELDTFSHDYSPLPSDVLKAIKPIYEDLSNENLLSRCVGGFNQNNNESFNQLVWKICPKTVNTSFTIVQIAAYVAMCIFNEGINSLLVLMNTLGLNCGPNSHRYAERMDAARIKVADKRANDNTREGRLQRRHQQIDILEAAMSAEELLYGPGIDDSV from the exons ATGGAGGTGGATGCGATGGTCGAAATGTTTTCGTATTCTGAAACTAAATATGGAGTTAAGTATGCCAACTATATTGGTGATGGTGACTCCAAGACCTATtcaggaattataaaatcagatccttacgaaaatacaactgtaaataaaaaggaatgtatagggcatgtccaaaagcggatggggagtcgattacgtacgctgaagagtaaacaaaaaggtcttggtggtcgaggtaagctcacaggaaaattaatagacaaactaactgtgtactatggtttagcaatacgccggcattgtgattctattgaaaatatgaaatctgctataatggcaaccttttatcactacggctcgagtgatgaaaaaccgaatcatgatatgtgtccaaaaggcgaagaatcttggtgctcttaccagcgcgctgaagcaagaggagagcttgataccttttctcacgattattctcctttaccttctgatgttttaaaagctatcaagcctatatacgaagatcttagtaatgaaaatttactttcaagatgtgtaggtggattcaatcagaataataatgaaagctttaaccaactagtatggaaaatatgcccaaaaacggtaaatactagttttaccatcgtacaaatagctgcatacgttgctatgtgtatatttaatgagggtataaattcattattagtcttgatgaatacactaggacttaattgtgggcctaattctcatcggtatgcagaaagaatggatgctgcacgtatcaaagtagcagataagcgcgctaatgataacacccgagaaggtcgattgcaacgtaggcaccagcaaatcgatattttggaagctgctatgtcggctgaagagctattatatggtccaggaatagatgactcagt atga
- the LOC130671099 gene encoding uncharacterized protein LOC130671099 isoform X2: protein MENMPKNVLMNTLGLNCGPNSHRYAERMDAARIKVADKRANDNTREGRLQRRHQQIDILEAAMSAEELLYGPGIDDSV, encoded by the exons atggaaaatatgcccaaaaacg tcttgatgaatacactaggacttaattgtgggcctaattctcatcggtatgcagaaagaatggatgctgcacgtatcaaagtagcagataagcgcgctaatgataacacccgagaaggtcgattgcaacgtaggcaccagcaaatcgatattttggaagctgctatgtcggctgaagagctattatatggtccaggaatagatgactcagt atga